Within the Terriglobia bacterium genome, the region AGCACCTGGCATGGTGGGCCGCAAAGCTGATCGCGGTGCTGGCCATGTCGGCAGCGCTGCTGGCCGTCACCGGTTGTAACAAGCTGAAGGCCCGCGACCAGCTCAACAAGGGCGTACAGGCGTACAAGAACGCCCGTTTCGAAGAGGCGATCGAGAGATTCAAGAACGCCGTCGCGCTCGATCCTAACCTGAACGTCGCCCGCCTGTACCTGGCGACCGCCTACGCCCAGCAGTACATCCCCGGTGCTGACACGCCCGAGAACAACCGCCTGGCAGAGCAGGCTATCGAGGAGTTCAAGAAGGTCCTGGAAAAGGACCGGAAGAGCGTCAACAGCGTCAAGGGCATCGCGGCCCTGTACTTCCAAATGAAGAAGTTCGACCAGGCCAAGGAGTACCACAACAAGGCCAAGCAGCTTGACCCCAACGATCCCGAGGCCTACTACGCCATCGGTGTCATCGATTGGACGCAGTCTTACGCGCCCCGCATGGAGGAGCGCGCCAAGATCGGCCTCAAGCCAGACGAGCAGCTCAAAGACAAGAAGGTCTGCGCCGCGCTGAAGGACAAGAACTGGAACGTCATCATGGACGGCATCGACAACCTGAAAAAGGCGCTCGAACTCCGCCCGGACTATGACGACGCCATGGCGTACATGAACCTGCTGTTCCGCGAGAAGGCGGACCTGGAGTGCGAAGATCTGGATCAGCGGCAGGCCGACCTGAAGACGGCCGACGACTGGGTCGCCAAAACCATGATCACCAAGAAACAGAAAGCGGAGAAGGCGGCCCAGCCCGGCGGCATCACGCTGGAGCAGCCGTCGAAGTAGTTCCGCTGTCACCGCCGTTCGCGGTGCAGGATCCTTCCCTCAGAGCGCGAGAGCCTTCCCCCCCGGGAGGCTCTCGCATTTGTTCACCTGACACGTGGGGATGTGCGCTGCGTCACACGCTGGGGGAGCGATTGCAGTACAATTTTCGTTTCGCCGGACGGGCCCCCATGTTCCAGAAGATCCTCATCGCGAACCGCGGCGAGATCGCCGTGCGCGTGATCCGCGCCTGCCGCGAGCTGGGCATCCAGTCGGTGGCCGTCTATTCCGACGTGGACCGCGCCGCGCTGCACGTGCGCAAGGCGGACGAGGCCTACCACATCGGGCCCGCACCCGCCGCCCAGTCCTACCTGAACATCGACAAGCTGCTCGCGGTCGCCAAGAACAGCGGCGCGCAGGCCATCCATCCCGGCTACGGTTTCCTCTCCGAGAATGCGGAATTCGCGCAGGCGTGCCGCGACGCCAAGCTGGTGTTCATCGGGCCCTCCCCCCAATCCATGCGCCTGATGGGCTCCAAGACCCGCGCGCGCGTAGCCATGGAGCAGGCTGGAGTGCCGTTCGTCCCGGGTTCGGCCAAGGGCCTGCCCACGTTCGGCGACGCGCTGCATGTGGCGCGCGAGGTCGGATATCCGGTCATGATCAAGGCCGCAGCCGGAGGCGGCGGCAAAGGCATGCGCCGCGTCTTCAGCGAGCCCGAGCTGCGCTCCGCCTACGACGCGGCCCGCAGCGAGGCCCTGCGCTCCTTCAAGGACGACGAGGTCTACATCGAGAAGCTCTTCGAGAACCCGCGCCACATCGAGATCCAGATCATCGGCGACGAGCACGGCAACCTGATCTATCTCGGCGAGCGCGAGTGCTCGGTACAGCGCCGCCATCAGAAGGTCGTGGAAGAGGCGCCGTCCTCGATCGTGGACGCTGACATGCGCCGCCGCATGGGCGAGACCGCGGTCAAGGTGGGCAAGGCCGCCGGCTACAGCAATGCCGGCACCGTCGAGTTCCTGGTAGACAGGGACAAGCGCTTCTACTTCCTGGAGATGAATACGCGTCTCCAGGTGGAGCACCCGGTCACGGAGTTCGTCACCGGACTCGACCTCGTCCACCTCCAGCTCCACATCGCCAGCGGCGAAAAGCTGGCGCTGAAGCAGGACGACATCACCATCCGCGGGCACGCCATCGAGTGCCGCGTGTACGCCGAGGACCCGGACAACAACTTCATGCCCTCACCGGGGAAAATCACGCGCCTGCTCCAGCCCTCGGGACCGGGAATCCGGCGCGACAGCGGCATGTACGAGGGCATCGTCGTCCCGGTGGACTACGACCCGCTGCTGGCCAAGGTGATCGCTTACGCCCCGACGCGGATGGAGTGCATCGGCCGGCTGCAGCGCGCGCTGCAGGAATACTTCGTGGGCGGCATCAAGACCAATCTGGGGCTGTTCCGCCGCATCCTGCAGGAGCCGGATTTTATCGCCGGCAACATCGACACCGGCTTCCTCGACCGGTTGCTGAATGGCGACAAGGAGGCGCGAGCGGTGCACACTGCGCGCGACGGCGACCCCGGGATCGCCGCCATTGCCGCCGCCTTGTTCACTTTCACCGACCCGGCGGCCGACGGCGCCGGCACGAATGGTTCAGCGTCCAACTCCAGCCGTACGCCGGAATGGAAGCGCGCCGCGCGCCAGGAAGCGCTGCGAGGGAGCTGATGACCTACGAAGTCATGGTCGACGGCAAGCCGCACAAGGTCGAGATCACGCGTGGGGACGGCCGCCT harbors:
- a CDS encoding tetratricopeptide repeat protein, encoding MNRSERKHLAWWAAKLIAVLAMSAALLAVTGCNKLKARDQLNKGVQAYKNARFEEAIERFKNAVALDPNLNVARLYLATAYAQQYIPGADTPENNRLAEQAIEEFKKVLEKDRKSVNSVKGIAALYFQMKKFDQAKEYHNKAKQLDPNDPEAYYAIGVIDWTQSYAPRMEERAKIGLKPDEQLKDKKVCAALKDKNWNVIMDGIDNLKKALELRPDYDDAMAYMNLLFREKADLECEDLDQRQADLKTADDWVAKTMITKKQKAEKAAQPGGITLEQPSK
- the accC gene encoding acetyl-CoA carboxylase biotin carboxylase subunit produces the protein MFQKILIANRGEIAVRVIRACRELGIQSVAVYSDVDRAALHVRKADEAYHIGPAPAAQSYLNIDKLLAVAKNSGAQAIHPGYGFLSENAEFAQACRDAKLVFIGPSPQSMRLMGSKTRARVAMEQAGVPFVPGSAKGLPTFGDALHVAREVGYPVMIKAAAGGGGKGMRRVFSEPELRSAYDAARSEALRSFKDDEVYIEKLFENPRHIEIQIIGDEHGNLIYLGERECSVQRRHQKVVEEAPSSIVDADMRRRMGETAVKVGKAAGYSNAGTVEFLVDRDKRFYFLEMNTRLQVEHPVTEFVTGLDLVHLQLHIASGEKLALKQDDITIRGHAIECRVYAEDPDNNFMPSPGKITRLLQPSGPGIRRDSGMYEGIVVPVDYDPLLAKVIAYAPTRMECIGRLQRALQEYFVGGIKTNLGLFRRILQEPDFIAGNIDTGFLDRLLNGDKEARAVHTARDGDPGIAAIAAALFTFTDPAADGAGTNGSASNSSRTPEWKRAARQEALRGS